Part of the Ananas comosus cultivar F153 unplaced genomic scaffold, ASM154086v1, whole genome shotgun sequence genome is shown below.
TGGCGGCTTTATAAACTAACCCAAAACTTCCCGTGCCAATTAGATTATCTAAGGAGAACCCATTTGTAGCCCTGAAGAGCTCATCATAAGATACTTTCGTGTGTCGGTTTCTTAAGGAAAACCTCGACAACGGCTTTCTCTGTGAGTTTTTTATCAAGTGATGAATCCCAAGCAAGCACATGATTATAATCAAACATAGAATTGCTCCACAGATAGGAATGAGTATTACCTTGAGTTTATAATTAGAGTGATGTTTTGCCGCAAAGGCATCTGAAGTGCATTTCGGCAAGTGTAATTCTGTAATTCCGCCACAGAGCTTAGGGTTTCCAACAAGCAAGACTTCGCTCGCATTCCTAAAGACCCCTTTCATCGGCACTCGACCCTCAAAACTGTTGAACGAGAGATTCAAGTTTCGTAGATCCGGGAGCTCATCAAGGAATGCTGGTATTTGGCCTGAGTAGAAGTTTTTTGAGAGATCAAGCTCTTTGAGGCCTCTTAAATTGCTAATAGAGGAAGGAATGGACCCTTGAAATAAGTTATTCTCCAGATGAAGGATTTCCAAGATGGCGCATTTGCTGATGGTGTTTGGAATCTCACCAGAGAGCCTATTATTTGAGAGATCAAGCTCCCTGACATTTATCAAGTTGCCTACTTCTGAAGGTAATGAATCGTTCAGTAAATTATGCGACAAGTCGAGGAAGTTTGTGAGCGAAGAAATGCTGAAAACTTCTTTCGGAATGCTACCGCTTAGCCTATTATTTGATAGATTTAACAACTCCAGCATTAACATGCTGCTTAATGTCGGCGGAATGGCTCCTTCAAATTCGTTGCTGCTGAGAAACAGCTTGTCCATTCGTGTTAGGTTGCCCAAAGTCGGAGGAATTTCACCCGAAAGCACGTTATGTGACAGATCTAAATACTGT
Proteins encoded:
- the LOC109704032 gene encoding probable LRR receptor-like serine/threonine-protein kinase At3g47570, coding for MSINDLRGTIPVEISHLWQLQYLDLSHNVLSGEIPPTLGNLTRMDKLFLSSNEFEGAIPPTLSSMLMLELLNLSNNRLSGSIPKEVFSISSLTNFLDLSHNLLNDSLPSEVGNLINVRELDLSNNRLSGEIPNTISKCAILEILHLENNLFQGSIPSSISNLRGLKELDLSKNFYSGQIPAFLDELPDLRNLNLSFNSFEGRVPMKGVFRNASEVLLVGNPKLCGGITELHLPKCTSDAFAAKHHSNYKLKVILIPICGAILCLIIIMCLLGIHHLIKNSQRKPLSRFSLRNRHTKVSYDELFRATNGFSLDNLIGTGSFGLVYKAAMNYESADIVAVKVLNLQQHGAFRSFMSECEALRSIRHRNLVKILTSCSSLYHRGNDFKALVFEYMPNGSLEEWLHPNARKNRPFRSLSLIQRLNIAVDVASALEYLHHGGSVPIVHCDLEPSNVLLDDDMTAHVGDFGLAKFLRQPPDESSERSSTSTVGIKGSIGYVPLEYGMGCKPSRLGDVYSYGILLLEMFTGMSPVDNKFKDGLSLCGYVRAAAAASPEHLMDIIDRNLHSVDQAYREERVRDCLVSVFDCSLSCSNESPHERCDMTEVSKVLSAARERLLS